The genomic DNA CAGCGATAAACGTAATGAGGACAAGAACAGTCGTGTCCATAGCTCCTTAGCTTTTGGGATGGTCTGCGGCAAAGTCGGCAAGCGAATAGTGATCGAGGATTCCTGCGATCGCATCACGGACTGTGCCCATGACTTGCTGTACGGGACACCGTGTCTTATCCGCATAAGGACAATCGCTGCATTTCTGGTACGCCGTCTTACTCACGCAGCCGATCGGTGCCAGTGGACCATCGAGTATGCGTATAACTTGACCGAGTGTGATCTCGTTCGGTTGCTTAATAAGGACGTATCCGCCGTTCACTCCACGTCGGCTGGAGACGATCCCCGCTCGTTTGAGCGTAAGAAGAATTTGCTCTAAGAATTCAATGGGAATGTGTTGGCGAGCGGCAATGGCGTGACGCTGCAGCGTCGTCTTTCCGTGGACGAGCGTGAGCTCAAGCAATGCCCGGAGACCATATTCACTTTTCTTCGAGAGCTTCATAAGTAAAGTGAGTTTATCAACAACAGTTAGGGTAAACCGCAGTGATTCGTCAAGGTCAAAGTTTCCAGTGAGCAATTATTCGGGCGGTAGACCGGCGACCACGACGCTCTTGGAACGAAGATCGGCAGGGATGCATCTGCGCCGTAAAGAGTTTACGTCATATTGGCCTCTCCACTTCATGCGTCCACTCTTCCCAAGCTTTTATTCCCTTTGAAGATTCATTAAGATAGGCATCTAGAATCGATTTCCTCAACGAGGTCATTGTTGAAACCCAGAATCGTCTTTTCTTGCCATACCTGTGGACATCAGGCGCCACGGTGGCTCGGTCGCTGTCCTGACTGCGGCGGCTGGAATACGATGAAAGAGGAGCGTCAATCGGCGACTGGAAAGGGGCGACCTGCTGTCGTACAGACAGTTCAAACCAAGGCCATGCCCATCGGTGAAATCGAAGTAGTGGGGGAGGATCGTCGGCTCACCCATATTGGGGAATTCGATCGAGTTGTAGGAGGGGGAGTTATTCCCGGCGCGGTTATCTTGATTGGCGGCGATCCGGGGATTGGGAAGACGACGTTGCTTCTGCAAGCCTTGCCACGGTTGGCGACTAAAGAGGCGCCGGTCCTTTACGTCTCAGGAGAAGAGTCTCCCCGGCAAATCAAGATGAGGGGACAGCGGCTAGGCATCGAGCACCCGCATCTGTTGATTTTGGCCGAAACTTCCCTTGAGCAGATTCTGAAAGCAATCCAGGAAATTGGGCCGGCTGCCGTGGTGATCGATTCGATTCAGACGGTGTATACGGAACAAATAACCTCCGCTCCCGGTAGCATCAGTCAAGTTCAGGAAGTTGCCGGACAGCTGATGTGGTTTGCGAAACGAGCCGGTGTCCCGGTCTTTATCATCGGGCATGTGACAAAAGAGGGGGCGATCGCGGGGCCACGGCTATTGGAACATATCGTCGATACGGTCTTGTACTTTGAAGGAGATAAAGGACACAGCTACCGCATTCTCCGCGCCGTGAAGAATCGTTTTGGATCGACGAATGAAATTGGGGTGTTCGAAATGAAGGATGCGGGGCTCGAAGAGGTGAATAACCCATCTGAATTGTTTTTGGCGGAGC from Nitrospira sp. includes the following:
- a CDS encoding Rrf2 family transcriptional regulator, producing MKLSKKSEYGLRALLELTLVHGKTTLQRHAIAARQHIPIEFLEQILLTLKRAGIVSSRRGVNGGYVLIKQPNEITLGQVIRILDGPLAPIGCVSKTAYQKCSDCPYADKTRCPVQQVMGTVRDAIAGILDHYSLADFAADHPKS
- a CDS encoding DNA repair protein RadA, encoding MLKPRIVFSCHTCGHQAPRWLGRCPDCGGWNTMKEERQSATGKGRPAVVQTVQTKAMPIGEIEVVGEDRRLTHIGEFDRVVGGGVIPGAVILIGGDPGIGKTTLLLQALPRLATKEAPVLYVSGEESPRQIKMRGQRLGIEHPHLLILAETSLEQILKAIQEIGPAAVVIDSIQTVYTEQITSAPGSISQVQEVAGQLMWFAKRAGVPVFIIGHVTKEGAIAGPRLLEHIVDTVLYFEGDKGHSYRILRAVKNRFGSTNEIGVFEMKDAGLEEVNNPSELFLAERPERSTGSVVVSSLEGTRPILVELQALVSSTTYAMPKRVANGVEVNRVSLLLAVMEKRVGAHLSGQDVYVNVVGGLHIDEPAIDLGIVAAITSSLREVPVEPGTLLLGEVGLGGEVRAVSQAELRIRESTKMGFKRCILPERNLMKLDPIDGMELIGIQEVREALDVVLA